Proteins encoded together in one Catellatospora citrea window:
- a CDS encoding ABC transporter ATP-binding protein: MSPLLTARDLTKTYGVQPALRGVDLDLHEGEIVAVRGRSGCGKSTLLHCLSGILAPDSGEVRFRGDRIDDTAEPYRSELRRTRFGVLLQHGHLISELTSAENVALPLMLGGGSRRAAMAAAATWLARLGVAEAAEQVPGRLSGGQSQRVALARAMVTQPVVLFADEPTGALDSLAGELVMKLLSRVAREQGTAVVVVTHDATVAAYADRELVLRDGEVDPTGLGVAIGVPA, encoded by the coding sequence ATGAGCCCGCTCCTGACCGCCCGTGACCTGACCAAGACCTACGGCGTCCAGCCCGCCCTGCGCGGCGTCGACCTCGACCTGCACGAAGGCGAGATCGTCGCCGTACGCGGCCGCAGCGGCTGCGGCAAGTCCACCCTGCTGCACTGCCTGTCCGGCATCCTCGCGCCCGACAGCGGCGAGGTCCGCTTCCGGGGCGACCGCATCGACGACACCGCCGAGCCCTACCGCAGCGAGTTGCGGCGCACGCGGTTCGGCGTGCTGCTCCAGCACGGGCACCTGATCTCCGAGCTCACCTCCGCCGAGAACGTCGCGCTGCCGCTGATGCTCGGCGGCGGCTCACGCCGCGCGGCGATGGCCGCGGCGGCCACCTGGCTGGCCCGACTCGGCGTCGCGGAGGCCGCCGAGCAGGTCCCCGGCCGACTCTCCGGCGGGCAGTCGCAGCGGGTCGCGCTGGCCCGCGCCATGGTCACCCAACCCGTCGTACTGTTCGCCGACGAGCCCACCGGGGCTCTCGACTCCCTGGCGGGCGAGCTGGTGATGAAGCTGCTCAGCCGGGTCGCCCGGGAGCAGGGCACGGCCGTCGTGGTGGTCACCCACGACGCGACCGTCGCCGCGTACGCCGATCGCGAGCTGGTGCTGCGCGACGGCGAGGTCGACCCGACCGGGCTGGGCGTCGCGATCGGAGTGCCCGCATGA
- a CDS encoding PadR family transcriptional regulator: MTASYVLLGLLARGPRHGYELKHAYDQRLPRAKPLAFGQVYSTLGRLERDGLVTQAGQDQAGGPERTAFAITDDGRAALEAWLGEIEAPAPYVSAALLSKVVVALLVADPARATAYLSAQQQAHTSRMRELTRLKSEQDLTVGDLIAVDYALTHLDADLRWLQTALHRVADLHREVQS, encoded by the coding sequence ATGACAGCGTCCTATGTGCTCCTGGGGCTGCTGGCGCGGGGGCCCCGACACGGTTACGAGCTCAAACACGCCTACGACCAGCGGCTGCCCCGCGCCAAACCGCTCGCGTTCGGACAGGTCTACAGCACCCTGGGCCGGCTCGAACGCGACGGCCTGGTCACCCAGGCCGGGCAGGACCAGGCAGGCGGGCCGGAGCGCACCGCGTTCGCCATCACCGACGACGGCCGCGCCGCGCTGGAGGCGTGGCTCGGCGAGATCGAGGCGCCCGCGCCGTACGTCTCCGCCGCCCTGCTCAGCAAGGTCGTCGTCGCGCTGCTCGTCGCCGACCCCGCCCGCGCCACCGCGTACCTCAGCGCCCAGCAGCAGGCGCACACCAGCCGGATGCGCGAGCTGACCCGGCTCAAATCCGAACAGGACCTCACCGTGGGCGACCTCATCGCCGTGGACTACGCCCTCACCCACCTCGACGCCGACCTGCGCTGGCTGCAGACCGCGCTGCACCGCGTCGCCGATCTGCACCGGGAGGTGCAATCATGA
- a CDS encoding RNA polymerase sigma factor, whose amino-acid sequence MGEPEDRLAELFRRHADDIHAYAAWRVGHQEASDVVGEVFLVAWRSLGRVRAGQERAWLFGVARNVVLARRRNGAASADLRERLATLAVPEDGPDRLADDVALRDQVRRALDALTERDREVLVTASWFDLSPAEAARVLGVTRPTYLVRLHRARNRFRAAYLLITKAEADARPTVADPLAV is encoded by the coding sequence ATGGGAGAACCCGAAGATCGGCTGGCGGAGCTGTTCCGCCGCCACGCCGACGACATCCACGCGTACGCGGCCTGGCGCGTCGGACACCAGGAGGCGTCCGATGTGGTCGGCGAGGTGTTCCTGGTCGCCTGGCGCTCGCTGGGCCGGGTCCGGGCCGGGCAGGAGCGGGCCTGGCTGTTCGGCGTGGCCCGCAACGTGGTGCTGGCCCGACGCCGTAACGGGGCGGCGTCGGCGGACCTGCGGGAGCGGCTGGCCACCCTGGCCGTGCCCGAGGACGGGCCGGACCGGCTCGCCGACGACGTCGCCCTGCGCGACCAGGTGCGCCGCGCCCTAGACGCGCTGACCGAGCGGGACCGGGAGGTCCTGGTCACCGCGTCGTGGTTCGACCTGAGCCCGGCCGAGGCGGCCCGGGTGCTGGGCGTGACCCGGCCGACGTACCTGGTGCGGCTGCACCGCGCCCGCAACCGCTTCCGGGCGGCGTACCTGCTGATCACCAAGGCCGAGGCGGACGCCCGGCCGACCGTCGCCGACCCGCTGGCTGTGTGA